From the Pseudodesulfovibrio indicus genome, the window CGATGCCCAGGGACTCGACCAGCCGCCGCTGGCAGCGGACCATGTCGCCGATGGTGACCACCGGGAAAGACGCGCCGTAGGGTTTGCCCGCGGCCGGGTCGGGGGACTGCGGCCCGGTGGACCCCATGCACCCGCCGATGACGTTGGAGCAGATGACGAAGAATTTGTCGGTGTCGATGGGCTTGCCCGGCCCGACCATGATGTCCCACCAGCCGGGCTTGGGATCGTCTTCGGCGTAGAACCCGGCCACGTGCGAGTCCCCGGTCAGGGCGTGGCAGACCAGGATGGCGTTGGATTTGTCGGCGTTGAGGGTCCCGCAGGTTTCATAGGCCAGGGTCACCGGCCCGAGGCTGCGCCCGGATTCGAGGACCAGCGGCTCGTCCCCGGCAAAGGTGAAGAGACGCTTCTCCACCAGCCCCACGGACGCCCCTGTCTCGATCTGATCGATGTATTCGCTCATGCCGCCGAAAGTAAGACAGGCGGCGGGTTCGGTCAATGGCGCGGTCAAGGGTGAACCCGGCGCGATGCGCGACCGGGGAGACGGTCCGGACCTAGAACTGGCTGTTCATGCTGGTCAGGCAGCGCAGGAGCGCCTCGCGGTCCTCGGCGGGGCAGGCGGCCACCAGGTCCTCGGTGAGGCGCTGGTGCAGCCGGTCGTGCTCCTCGAAGAGCTTGCGCCCTTCCTCGGCCAGCTCCACGTTGATGGACCGGCGGTCCGTGTCGTGGGGCACGCGGCGCACGCACCCCTTGTCCTCCAGCCGGTCCACCAGCACGGTCAGGGTGCCGGTGGTGATGCCCATGGCCTCGGCCAGCTCCTTCATGCGCATGGAGCCGTGGATGCCGAGCACCTCCAGGGTGTGCATCTGCGGCAGGGTCATGCCCTTCTCGCGGACCACGTCGTGCTCCCAGGACGAGAGCTTCTCGAAGAACTCCACTATGGCGTGATTGATTTTGCCGATCATCCATCCCTCCCTCTACAAAGACGTATACAGGCTGTACGCCCCGAAGGCTATGGTCATGACCCCGGCGGTGCGCATGACCAGCGGCTCCACCCATTCCTGGGTCAGGGTGCGGACCATGGAGGCCGCCCGGTAGATGGCGTAGATCACCGCGCCCAGCGCGATGCCCGTGCCCACGGCATAGACCCCGAAGACCGCCGTACCCTTGAACACGCTGCCGGAATCCAGGGCGTAGCCGTACATCAACGCCACGGTCGGGCAGGGCACGATCATGTTCACGAACCCGATGGTGAACAGCCCCCAGACGGTCATGGACCGCGCCGACCGGACGGAGCCGCCGCGGCCGGTGCAGCCGCAGGCCGCGCCGTGCTCGTGCTCGTGGCCGTGGTCATGATCGTCATGGTGGTCGTGATCGTGGTCGTGATCGTGGTCATGGGCGTGGTGATGGTGGCCGTGATCGTGGTCATGGTCATGGCCATGATCGTGGTCGTGGCTGTGCAGCAAATGCGGCCTGAAAATCAGGATCAGCCCCAGGACCAGCAGGACGGCGAAGGTCGCCACATCCACGTACAGGGTGAAGGATTCCGGGATGGCCAGGGAGACCGACCCCAGGGTCAGGCCGATGAGCAGGCAGGCCAGGGTGGTGCCGGAGATGAACGCCAGGGTCAGGGCCAGCACCCTCCGGCCACGCTTCTCGCCGTAGACGAAGGGGGCCAGGACCAGCCAGGAATGCCCGCACGGATTGACCCCGTGCACCAGGCCGAGGATCAGGCTCGACTGAAGCGCCACCCAGAATATCGAATCGAATTCCATGTTCCGTCCAATTTGTTTGAAGTGGGTATAGTTTGACTTTCAAACCTTCTAGGCGGAGATTAGTTTGAGTGTCAAGCTAAAATCCCGGCACTGTCCGAACGCGGCGGCGCGGGGGTCGGAATCAGGCCGCCAGGGGACGAAGGGCGTGGAGGAAGGCGCGCAGATCGGCCTCGTCGATGGTCGGGGCCGGGTCCATGCGCAGCACGCAGGTCCCGGGCCGCAGGCCGCAGACGTACCCGGAGCGGACCAGCTCCCGGTGGAGTTCGGCCGCGTCCGCCGGGTCCATGGCCAGGTCCATGACCGCCATGAGCCCGCGCCCGCGCACCGCGACATCCCGAGGGCAGGCTTCGGCGATGGCCCGCAAACCGGGGAGCAGTATGTCCGAGAGGTATCCGGCCCGTTCGATGAGCCGCCGTTCCCTGATCTCGCCCACCACGGACCGGACCACCGCCGCGCCCAGCGGATCGTTGAGATGGGACTGTCCGTAGGGGATGGGCGTCTGGCCCAGCCGATCGGCCACGCCCGCGCTCAGGGACGCGACCGACACCGGATAGCCGTTGCCCACGCCCTTGCCCAGGGCCGCGATATCCGGCTGCACACCGTAGTGCTGGTAGCCGAACCATTTGCCTGTGCGGCCCATGCCGGTGGTCACTTCGTTGACCATGAACAGGCCGCCCTTGGCCGACAGGGTCCGAGCGATGGACTCGACGAGCTGCGCGGGCGGAAAGCGGACCAGGCCGGACGAGCTGCCCGGCTCGAAGAGGAAGCCGCCGACGGAGTTAAAGGGGATGGCCGCCCAACGGGCGCAGTCCTGGGAGCACGTCTTGCGCCCGCACCCGTCGCAATCGAACCAGTCGAACGCGAACCACCCTTCCCCGCGCCGGGATGCGTCGCCGTAGGCCCCGCAATAGGAATCGCTCAGGATCATCACCTCGGCCCCGTCCAGCACGGACCGCATGACCCGCATCCCGTACTCCACGGCCTCGCTGCCCGAGCAGAGAAAGGCGCACCGCCCGCCCTCATGGCCGAGCAGTTCCAGGACCGCTCCGGCGGCCTCCTCGACCACGCCGGAGCCGTAGTTGAACCCCACGTGGGCCACGGACTCCAACTGCTCGACCAGGGCCCGCTTCACCGCCGGATTGCCGTGGCCCACCGACGTGCACCACACCCCGGACTCCAGGTCCACGTAGCGTTTGCCCCCGGCGTCGTACAGGGAGCAGTTGTCGGCCCGGACGATGTCGGGCAGCAGCGGTTCGTAGCCGGGAAAGGGAAAGGTCTTCATACCATGCCTCGTCAGGGTGTCGGTTTCGCCTGCGCATAGGCGGCCAGGCGTTCCTCCAGGGTGCCGGTGTGCAGCTCGAAGAGATGGTTGTCGTGATCGTGAAAATAGAGGGAGCGCCC encodes:
- a CDS encoding MarR family winged helix-turn-helix transcriptional regulator, which encodes MIGKINHAIVEFFEKLSSWEHDVVREKGMTLPQMHTLEVLGIHGSMRMKELAEAMGITTGTLTVLVDRLEDKGCVRRVPHDTDRRSINVELAEEGRKLFEEHDRLHQRLTEDLVAACPAEDREALLRCLTSMNSQF
- a CDS encoding sulfite exporter TauE/SafE family protein, producing MEFDSIFWVALQSSLILGLVHGVNPCGHSWLVLAPFVYGEKRGRRVLALTLAFISGTTLACLLIGLTLGSVSLAIPESFTLYVDVATFAVLLVLGLILIFRPHLLHSHDHDHGHDHDHDHGHHHHAHDHDHDHDHDHHDDHDHGHEHEHGAACGCTGRGGSVRSARSMTVWGLFTIGFVNMIVPCPTVALMYGYALDSGSVFKGTAVFGVYAVGTGIALGAVIYAIYRAASMVRTLTQEWVEPLVMRTAGVMTIAFGAYSLYTSL
- a CDS encoding aminotransferase class III-fold pyridoxal phosphate-dependent enzyme: MKTFPFPGYEPLLPDIVRADNCSLYDAGGKRYVDLESGVWCTSVGHGNPAVKRALVEQLESVAHVGFNYGSGVVEEAAGAVLELLGHEGGRCAFLCSGSEAVEYGMRVMRSVLDGAEVMILSDSYCGAYGDASRRGEGWFAFDWFDCDGCGRKTCSQDCARWAAIPFNSVGGFLFEPGSSSGLVRFPPAQLVESIARTLSAKGGLFMVNEVTTGMGRTGKWFGYQHYGVQPDIAALGKGVGNGYPVSVASLSAGVADRLGQTPIPYGQSHLNDPLGAAVVRSVVGEIRERRLIERAGYLSDILLPGLRAIAEACPRDVAVRGRGLMAVMDLAMDPADAAELHRELVRSGYVCGLRPGTCVLRMDPAPTIDEADLRAFLHALRPLAA